The DNA window AGCAGATTGTACTATAGACGAATTAAGTCATTTAAAAGGAATAGGAAAAACAAAGGCTTGTCAAATTATAGCTGCAATTGAATTAGGGAAGAGACTTTCCATGAGTATTTCAAAAGCTAAATTAAATATTCAATCTCCTAGGGATATAGCAAATGTTTTTATGGAAGAGATGAGATATTATAAAAAAGAATATTTTAAGAGCATACTCTTAAATACAAAGAATGAAATTGTTTCTACTGAAAATATTTCTATTGGAAGTCTAAATAGTTCATTAGTTCATCCAAGAGAAGTATTTGTAGGTGCTATAAGAAAAAGCGCTTCTTCAATAATTCTTATGCATAATCATCCTAGTGGCAATCCCAATCCAAGTAGTGAAGATATAAAAATCACAAAACGATTGATTGAAGCAGGAAAAATTATTGGCATTGAAGTTTTAGATCATATTATCATTGGTGATGGAAAGTTTATAAGTTTAAAAGAGATTTCGATTATATAAAGGAGTTTAGGAAGGAGCAGTATGGATGGGATTATTTAATTACTTTTCAAAGGATATGGGAATAGATTTAGGAACAGCAAATACACTTGTGTATATTAGAGGTAGAGGGATTGTGGTAAGAGAACCTTCTGTAGTTGCTATACAGGAAGATACGAAGGAAGTTTTAGCTGTAGGACAAGAAGCAAAGCAAATGATAGGTAGAACACCTGGAAATATTATTGCTATTAGACCTTTAAAAGATGGCGTAATAGCTGATTTTGATATAACACAGAGTATGTTAAAATATTTTATTAAAAGGGCTTATCCTAAAAAGTCTTTATTGTTTGCACCACGTGTAGTAGTAGGGGTACCATCTGGAGTAACAGAGGTTGAAAGAAGATCTGTAGAAGAAGCTGCTCTTCAAGCTGGAGCAAAAGAGGCCTATCTTATAGAAGAACCTATGGCTGCGGCTATTGGAGCAGGATTACCTGTAGAAGAGCCTACCGGTAGCATGGTTGTTGATATTGGAGGAGGTACGACAGAAATTGCAGTAATTTCATTAGGTGGTATTGTAACAAGTAGATCTGTTAGAGTTGGTGGAGATGAATTAGATGAGTCTATTGTCCAATATATAAAGAAAGAGTATAGTTTAATGATTGGAGAAAGAACAGCTGAAGAAATAAAGGTAACAGTTGGCTCAGCGTTTCCTAAAGTAAAAGAAGAAAAAATGGCAATAAGAGGAAGAGATTTGGTTTCAGGATTACCTAAAACTTTAACCATTACTTCAACAGAGATATTAGAAGCATTGCATGAACCGATTAATACAATTATTGAGGCTATCAAGTATACTTTAGAAAAAACGCCTCCAGAACTTGCATCAGATATTATGGAACAAGGAATTATGCTTACTGGTGGAGGTGCTCTTTTAGATGGATTCAACAAATTAGTACGAAAAGAAACAGGTATGCCTGTTCATATTGCGGAGGAACCACTTGATTGTGTTGCATTAGGTACGGGTAAGACAATTGAAGAAATTGAAACATTAAAAAGAGTACTTATTTCTTCGAAGAGACTTAGATAAAGTGGTGAGAAGTTATGAAAAAGCTGGTAAAAAGGGGAACAAAGATGATAGTAACATTTGTTACTATCATTCTCATTATTATAATGGGAATTACAATAGGTGGAAGAGCAAAAGTAACAATGCCTGAAAATATTATTGGTAAAGTGATAACACCAATACAGAAAGTGCTTTATAAGGGTGGTCAAGGTGTTGAACGTACAATAAGTTCGTTATTTACGTTTAGAACAATTGCAAAGGAAAATGAGTTATTAAAAAAAGAAGCAGAAAAGCTCAATCAGAAAGTAATACAATTATCTCTTACAAGAGATGAATTAAATGAACTAAGAAATTTATATGGTGCGCTAAATTATGCAAAAGAGAATCATAAGAATGATTATGTAACAGCAAGTATTACAGGAAAAGATATTGGAAATTGGTTTAACATGTTTACCATTGATGTAGGAAAAGATCAAGGGGTAAGAAAAGATAGCACTGTAATGAATGGTGAAGGATTAATTGGAAGAGTTTTTGAAGTAGGAGATGATTGGTCTAAAGTTGTAACGATTATAGATAATAAAAGTTCTGTAAGTTTTCAGATTTTACGGAACAATCAATATATTGGAGTAATTAGAGGAAGTGTAAAGGGTGAACTTAAGGGATATTTGATTGACCCTGAGGCAGATGTATTAGTTGGAGATAAATTAATTACCTCAGGACTTAGTATGTATGAAAAGGGAATACTCATTGGTGAAATTAAAGAAGTCATAAAGCAGGAAGATGAACTCTTAAAAACCATTGTAGTAGAACCTGAAGTAAATTTTAAAAAACTAGACAAAGTATTCATTATAAAATCTGATAAATTAAATTAAAGGGGCTACATGTATGAGAGTGTTAGCTGTTTCATTCATTATCATAATAAATTTTTTAATACAATCTACTTTTTTGCAACACTTTAGAATATTAGGGGTGCTTCCTAATACGAGTTTAATTGTTGTTGTTGGATTTTCTATTTTATGGGGAAAGAAAAGTGGAGCTATAATTGGTTTTTTTACAGGAATGCTACAGGATATATTATTAGGAAATATGATAGGTGCCAATGCATTAATTTATATGTTGATAGGCTATAATATTGGAATTTTAGAAAAGAAAATTTATAAAGATAATCATTTAGCACCTATATTTTTTACAACTATTTCTACTATATTATACCAATTAATGTACTATGTAATTATGTATATAGCTCATAATGGGGCCAACATAATTTTTCTGTTTAGGAAAATTGTCTTTTTAGAAGTCATATATAATGCTGTCTTATCTATATTCATTTATAGCATTTTATACAAACTTACGAGACATCCTTATATGAAAGTAAAAACAAGGTGATGAGAAATGTTAGAAAAACTAAAAGATAGACATAATCAAATGATTTTATTTTTTACAGTTTTTTTTCTTGTTCTTCTATTTAGGTTATTTGACCTAAGTATTGTTGAAGGTGAAAAGTACAAGGAAATGGCAGAAGATATTAGAATGAAAAAAATACCCATTTCTGCTCCAAGAGGGGAAATAAAAGATAGATATGGAAGAGCCCTTGCAGTGAATAAGCCGAGTTTTACTGTGCAAATTATGAAAAATGAATTAATGGATGAAAAAATCAATGAAGTATCAGTAAAGCTATTAAATATTCTAATGAATAATGGAGAAAATTATCATGATAATTTCCCTATAAAGTTTGAGAATAATAAGTTTTATTATACTTTTGATAGGGAAATAGAAGAATGGTTAAGTGAACAAGGAATAAAAGATGTAAAAGATGCAGAAGCTGTATTTAATCTTTTGAGGGAACAATTAGGGATAGATTCTAATTTAGATGTTTTTGAAGTGCAAAAGGAAATGCAAAGTGTACATGGGGTATATCCACCTATTTCTGTGAAAAAAATGAAGTTTATCCCTCAGATGAAAAAGGAAAACTTTCTTCAAAGATATAATTTGGATGAAAATTTAGAAGCTAAAGATGCTTTTATAGCATTAAGAGAGAAGTTTGAAATACCTGAAAGTTATTCAGATGAAGATGCTAAGAAAATATTAGTTATAAGAAATGAATTTAGAGAACAAGGATATAGACAATATCAGCCTGTAAAAGTAGCACTAAATGTATCGGCGAAAACTGTTGCGCAGATAGAAGAAAGAAGTATTGAACTACCCGGAGTAAATGTTGAAGTAGAGCCTATTCGTTATTATCCTAATGAGGGGTTAGCATCTCATATTCTTGGGTATCTAGGGAAAATATCAGATAGTGAAAAAGATAAATTTACAAAAGAACTGGGATATCTTCCTAATGATTTGATAGGAAAAGACGGGATAGAGAGAGTGTATGAAGAGAAATTAAAGGGAAAAGATGGGGCCAAATATGTAGAAGTTGATGTATATGGAAGGCTTATTAATGTGTTAAGAGAACAAAAACCTGAAAAGGGAAAAACCATTTATCTATCTATAGATGCAAAGCTTCAAGAGACGGCAGAAAAAGCTTTAGAACAGGCGCTAAAACAAATTCAAGTAGGGGGTACTTTTAAGAGTAAGTGGGGAGATTATAGATATAAAGATGCAATGAAACATGCTACATCTGGGGCAGTAGTAGCACTAGATGTAAATACAGGAGATGTTTTAGCTTTAGCGAATTATCCATCCTTTGATCCTAATCTTTTTGCTACAGGAATTTCAGCAAAAGATTGGAAAGCGGTTCAAGATGATAATCCAAGAGATCCGTTATCACCTATTCCACTTTATAATGTAGCCACAAGGACTTCTGTACAACCTGGTTCTACGTTTAAGATGATAACAGGCCTTGCAGCCATAGAGAATGGATTAGATCCTGCTAAAAAGCTATACG is part of the Crassaminicella profunda genome and encodes:
- the radC gene encoding RadC family protein; the encoded protein is MDKDDHLSIKEMAKSERPREKLINFGVGSLSNAELLAILIRIGTKESSAIGLAQKILSVRKDGLRYLADCTIDELSHLKGIGKTKACQIIAAIELGKRLSMSISKAKLNIQSPRDIANVFMEEMRYYKKEYFKSILLNTKNEIVSTENISIGSLNSSLVHPREVFVGAIRKSASSIILMHNHPSGNPNPSSEDIKITKRLIEAGKIIGIEVLDHIIIGDGKFISLKEISII
- a CDS encoding rod shape-determining protein, with product MGLFNYFSKDMGIDLGTANTLVYIRGRGIVVREPSVVAIQEDTKEVLAVGQEAKQMIGRTPGNIIAIRPLKDGVIADFDITQSMLKYFIKRAYPKKSLLFAPRVVVGVPSGVTEVERRSVEEAALQAGAKEAYLIEEPMAAAIGAGLPVEEPTGSMVVDIGGGTTEIAVISLGGIVTSRSVRVGGDELDESIVQYIKKEYSLMIGERTAEEIKVTVGSAFPKVKEEKMAIRGRDLVSGLPKTLTITSTEILEALHEPINTIIEAIKYTLEKTPPELASDIMEQGIMLTGGGALLDGFNKLVRKETGMPVHIAEEPLDCVALGTGKTIEEIETLKRVLISSKRLR
- the mreC gene encoding rod shape-determining protein MreC — protein: MIVTFVTIILIIIMGITIGGRAKVTMPENIIGKVITPIQKVLYKGGQGVERTISSLFTFRTIAKENELLKKEAEKLNQKVIQLSLTRDELNELRNLYGALNYAKENHKNDYVTASITGKDIGNWFNMFTIDVGKDQGVRKDSTVMNGEGLIGRVFEVGDDWSKVVTIIDNKSSVSFQILRNNQYIGVIRGSVKGELKGYLIDPEADVLVGDKLITSGLSMYEKGILIGEIKEVIKQEDELLKTIVVEPEVNFKKLDKVFIIKSDKLN
- the mreD gene encoding rod shape-determining protein MreD gives rise to the protein MRVLAVSFIIIINFLIQSTFLQHFRILGVLPNTSLIVVVGFSILWGKKSGAIIGFFTGMLQDILLGNMIGANALIYMLIGYNIGILEKKIYKDNHLAPIFFTTISTILYQLMYYVIMYIAHNGANIIFLFRKIVFLEVIYNAVLSIFIYSILYKLTRHPYMKVKTR
- a CDS encoding penicillin-binding transpeptidase domain-containing protein, giving the protein MLEKLKDRHNQMILFFTVFFLVLLFRLFDLSIVEGEKYKEMAEDIRMKKIPISAPRGEIKDRYGRALAVNKPSFTVQIMKNELMDEKINEVSVKLLNILMNNGENYHDNFPIKFENNKFYYTFDREIEEWLSEQGIKDVKDAEAVFNLLREQLGIDSNLDVFEVQKEMQSVHGVYPPISVKKMKFIPQMKKENFLQRYNLDENLEAKDAFIALREKFEIPESYSDEDAKKILVIRNEFREQGYRQYQPVKVALNVSAKTVAQIEERSIELPGVNVEVEPIRYYPNEGLASHILGYLGKISDSEKDKFTKELGYLPNDLIGKDGIERVYEEKLKGKDGAKYVEVDVYGRLINVLREQKPEKGKTIYLSIDAKLQETAEKALEQALKQIQVGGTFKSKWGDYRYKDAMKHATSGAVVALDVNTGDVLALANYPSFDPNLFATGISAKDWKAVQDDNPRDPLSPIPLYNVATRTSVQPGSTFKMITGLAAIENGLDPAKKLYDGGYVKLGGRTFGSWMWNEYRRSHGWVDLYKSLEESVNYYYYDVATNFDYYKNQSLNTSMNVDKMLEYAKMFGLDEPTGIEISEVASGVPNPEKKMIVTKSLLRRKLKSKAKEYFEKEIITNEEKLNEQIEKIVGWTEENPSRGSLINRVSELDVKEDKVTALVDLVKFSYYKQAKWTIGDTFNLSIGQGQHQYTPIQIARYVANIANGGYNNEVSVIKKVGNEKKDDHKGEKIALKDDNNLIHIQKGMEQVVYGDHGTARGFFRKFPVKVAAKTGSAQKSGKIQPKDEVAYLKTYLKWIAPYMSWSDVERKAEVYKKKYKNEGLAMRKAIKELSKGRVTDAVIDQYKDDYDAFGWFVSYAPSDNPQIAVVTLIFQSGTGGYGAPIAREIIAEYLGLNKEYEKVDFKNRLTN